TAGAGCTTAATTCACTCTGCTTCATGtataaactaatttaaaaatgctTCCTAATGCtttctcataggttttttttctatacCATAATTGTTtgaagtaaaaatcagtatgttaaaatattactgtGTTCTGTTCTTGTGTCAGCGCTCTCTGTTCCGGACCTTCCTGATGTACGGCTTCCACTTCTTGGTGTGGTTCTTTTGCGTCAAAGGGATCAAGGACACGCAGTGTGGCTTTAAGCTCTTTACTCGTGAAGCAGCGCTGAGGACATTCAGCAGTCTGCATGTGGAACGCTGGTAAAACAGTCCGCCCTGAGGCACCATTCCGTGGGCTCTGTCTCACACGATCACATGTTTATAATTAATGTGGCATCCCAGCTGATATTAACTATCCTGCAGGACATTTGTTCATAATAGGATTATactaaacatgttttcaacacATTTACTACTGTTAGATTTCCCAACACATTTACACTGGTTTATAATTCTACAACAGCAGGGCTCTTCAAATCCAGTTCTGGAGGACCAGGGTTCTGCACTATTGCAAATTCTTTTGCTCACACTAACTAAGTTGAAGTTGAACTAATTTCaagttcagtgggtgtgtttaagGCCTTGTTTAGACTGCCAGGACAAATATGATTTTTGACATATCCAGATTGGAATCAGATTGCTTTCatgcaaacaaaaacacattctgTCCGATTTGCAAATCTAATTTGAACCAGCAGTGaagtaatgaaaaaaatggagatgaaaatgaaagaagaaaaagattgaTATGAAAGTTAGGTTGCTATGCTTTCCAAGGTCTCTGaatgtctccttttttttttcagtttttggcACTATTACCCATGTTACGACCGTGCCCTTAAAGTTTCTGTGCAGCTAAATTGACCGTGTTTTCAGAAGAGCAGCTGGCTTAAACACTTCCATGGAAATGGAGAACAATAGTCCCTGGACAGAGGATGAAGTAAAATTTTACTTCATTGAATAGCACTTTGAGGTGGACGCTTCAGTACAGGCAAAGTGAGAGGAAGTGTACAGAATCGGGCGATGTATCTCTATGGTGCTACATGCAAGCCTCCAGGGTCGTTACCACAGCAGCCAATGCAGGAAGGTCAGCAACGTGTCAGATTTGGGTTGCCCTTCTGAATTGAGCCAAATCTTGTCTGATAACTTACAAATAATGACAGTCAGTCCTAAAGATCAGATTTGTGAAACAAATTTGATTCGCCTGCAGTCTGAACAAGGTGTATGTGAATTACAAACTCTGCTAGACGCTGGCTCTGAAAGACTGGATTTAAACATCACTGCATTACAGATTGTCATCCAGAAGAGGATGGAATCTCTTTTAAGTCTAGTTAAGTGTATTCCTCCTTTAATTTCAGCGATTACTGATGCCTCAAACCGGCTCATTAAATACCCAGATCCATAAGTCCATATTTCAATATAGCAGTTTCTCATGGAATTTAATCCGGCATAATTTGgccattttttgtttaaattttaaagtggcATGACTTCTCTTCCCGTGGGCCGATTGCGtgagcctatatgttacctcaagctcggccaaatacatcCTTGAAACccccattaaaatttgttcagtagtttttatgtgatgcatgcacagacaaacaaacaattacCAAAAACCATCTTGTAGGGCGCTGGTGGCTCAATGGTGGGTGTTtgtccgctgtggcaaccccttgccaggtgcagccgaaagaccaaccaaaccagcatcttgatgtgttctattactcatcttatgcCCCCCcccattataattttttttacaaatatcttcaatgtacaggcACGCCAACTTTACccttttattatatgtatagatagaTTTGGTTGACGTTGTATAAATTTATCTGTTTCTGACCTTTGTCAGCTCTTGGCTAAGAATGTACAAGTACAAACATCTGTACAAgttttgagccacccctcatgtttttttatgcttcagtgattctcatactgtaggtcaccttgacttaaacaaaaacatttctctgaaactgacAGGGACAGGACTGAAAACGAGAGCAAAAAAAGAACTTCCTACATAAGagctacattaaaatacaaggaagtctggctctttggaagcaaaatatggagaaatgaggggtgactcaagacttttgcacagcattGTATATTCACTAAACCTGATATTTgtggtggggttttttttttggggggggggcagaATCTCATTGCTGTGCTTATTCTGGTCTTTTGTTAACACAGGGCATTTGATGTGGAGCTTCTGTACATCGCCCAGTGCTTTAAGATACCTATAGCTGAAGTGGCGGTTAACTGGACAGAAATAGAAGGTTAGTGGTGGATCAGCTGCTTTCAGTCATTTGACTAATTCATTGCTTATTACTTGTCAGTTCACTCCAGGTTAATTCGAACTAGTGCAAAACTATAGTGTTATGTTCAtgtttgttattgttatatGTTGGCTATCGTTAAATTGCTTCATGTCAATTAAATCTTTCCAGGATCAAAGTTAGTGCCGTTCTGGAGCTGGCTACAAATGGGAAGAGATCTCATCTTCATCAGACTACGGTACTTTACTGGTGCCTGGAAATTGGAGTATCCACGGAAATCCCAGTAGACCTTGCTGCTGTTGGTGTGTGGATTTACATGAGCGTGCTGCAATGTGTGCCATGCAACACCCACAAATGATTGCTACAAATGATAGTGAGATACTGTTGCCGTTATTAAATGACTACAAACTGCACAGTAGCCGAAATCCTTTTTTATGATGTTGTATTATTGCTGAAGTGAACTGTTAttattgtaaagcaaaataaaagaacatcACAACcataattaaatgtattctTACAGCCTTTTCAGAATGAAAATTTTAAGTCATAGTTTAGACAATTTGAAAATATATCATCAACCATTTTATGTCCTACTTAaggaacaacattttttttttttttttttttttgcttatgttagttttaaaaatccaaaaaaatggATATGCCACACATAACATGGTATGGCAGCActataacatgataataatagcAGTGGAAATCATACAAGTCTGTTCTTTGAAAAATGATTCCTTAAAGGTTCTTTCCTGAGTTTTAAGGTTCTACTTGGAATATTTTATCAAATCCAGATCTTGTATTGCAGGGTTGTGCATGTACAGGTCtcagaaaagacataaaccagTGGGGGTTAACCCTAGTATATACTGCATTCTCTACATGTTCACTCTTACACTCTTAGCGTTTTCTCAGCCGATGTGTATACATGCACAGATTAGTCATaatattatgaccacctgcctaatattgtaatgcactgtgtgttccgacacctttctatcacaaacAGCGTTACcctttttattagtttaatctACACAAGCTTTTGTGCATCAGTATTACTTGGCCACCCATTCGATCCTTTCGCCGATTTTAtttcttggatcacttttgtatgtcctgaccactgcagaccaggaacatcacACAAGACCAGCAGTGTTGAAGTTGCTTCGACCCAGACATCCAGAGATTACGATttagtcactcaaatccttatgcttgcccttttttttttttttttttactgtttccaacacatcagctgcaggaaaaaaaattgtccgctgcctaatatatcccacccactttcaGCCGCCATTCTGACGAGATATAAAAAACTTAGCTACTGTcagaagggccaaattgtaataGCTAGAGAACTGGGCCAGAACAACTCCAacactgcagctcttgtgggatgttcccaggctgcagtggtcaggacatgccaaaagtgatccaagaaaGGATAATTGGTGAAccagtgacagggtcatgggtgaccaaagctcactgatgcacatggtgGATTCAAGGCTTGGCCGCGTTGATCTGATCTGATAGAAGAGCTAGTGTAGATCAGACTGATATAAAGGTTAATGTTAACCTTGGTTGTGataaaggtgtcagaacagaTCATAACTGTTTTGGTGACAGGTGTGGAGAACCTAATCAATATTAGGCggatggtcataatgttatggatgatcaGTGTATTCCTACACCTTACGTgtgctaaatttattttctaagtGTACATGCACATCAAAAGACTATTTTAGTTTGGAGTTTGCATCTATTTTGAGTTTGACCCAGACTGCAAGTTCATTTGATGCAGTGCACTCAAcgttgtggggttttttttctgtcacgCGCCTTTTACTTAGTAGTTTTTTCTTCCCCCATATTCTCCTCGTATGTCTCAGAGAAACCAGgaccataaaaaaacaagtcaaaAGCACATTGATGTCCGGTTTTTTGTTGTGCGTTAGTTGGACCGCGCGTCCTGTATCACCTTTCccagtctctctctttttcatgtgtgtgtgcttagccGAGCTGCTctccactgtacacacacactgggctgAGTGAGTATGGGCGCTGTCATTACTTGGAGTATTGTTTCGTTCCCCTGCAGTTGCTGTAAACTGTGAAAATGTCAAACTTGTAGACTCTCTGTCGCCGTCCAGGCTTGCGTCATTAACTAGAACAGACTGCGCGCGCACGCCGTATCGAAACGTATCCATCCGCAACAGAAATATAGAGccatcaatattaaaaaaaaaaaaaaaaaacttttttggcaAGCAGCCAAAAATTGAGGATGAAAGTGAACGGAGTGAGCACAAAAATCTGATGGAGATTATTTgcaaaaaggaataaataaatgatatgaTGAAATATAAagcgtaataataataatagcaaccAGGTTCGCGCGCGCCGTAATGTGAGATGATGGACAAGTGCAGCGTGCGTGTAAAGTCCTGTAAAGCTTCTCTGAAATGCATTTATACACTACAGGACCCACCACTGATAACAACGTCCACCTGCACGTCTTCAGATGAATGCACTTATTGCTTTAGTTCAGTCCCGTTCGGATACGGTGTGTTCATGCgctgagcgcgcgcgcgcgctctggGAGAAGTTCCGGCGGCGCGCATGAATCCTGCACGCAGGCACTGCGGCTCCAGTCTGGCTGACGCCGGGATGTGCAGCCGGAGCCGCGGCTCCATCCAGACACACACGCGCGCTACACCtccagtcaaacacacacacacacacacgcgcgcgcgcgcgcacgcacacacactctcacacacacacagaggctgaGGCGGACGTAGCGGGAGCAGTAGGGTGCAGCACGGGGGAGTTCTGCATCGCACCAAAAACCAGGTAAGAAGTTCTCTCTGTTCCACACCGCGCTTTAATCATTATTGTGATTGTTTAATTGGATAATGAGTCTCGTGTGAAAACAGGGcaaatattaatacaaataaaacatgttatGACTGGGGATGACAAGTGCGTCCATGTGCTAcactgtagtgtatgtgtgtttcaactttaaaaaaaattttttttttaaagttaaccCTGTAGGTGTGTTACACTCAGAGACACACTGCAGCACTTCGCGTTAATTATCAGCCTATAATTTTACACTGTACCTTTAAACCGTTCTTTTAAATTGGagtaaaaaagtgtgtgtgtgtgtgtgtgtgagtgaggaatGTGCAGTTGAGCGGCAGAGTGATGAGAGTAGAAGTCTGTGAGGTGATTAGGCGGATCTGAGCTCTCAGACTGTCAGACGCCGCTTTCACAACcagacactgagagagagagagagagggagagagggagagagggagagcgcgCGCGATGCACttacacattttattacattagtTCTTCACCGTTTACTCAGGTTTGATTTACCCCGTTACACTGTTTCTTCCTGTCTTATTTACGTGTACATAATAAAGCATATTTGGATGCTTAAACACTTCTGgagtttttttcacttttacctCCACAACAGGTGAATAATCAGATTTATATATGATGTAGTACATTTTCCCACAGTGCCTTAATGGTTAGCAGTTTCACCTCGCACCTGCAGTGTcagggttcaagtcccgccactgtgtgcatgttctccccctgtttggtgggttttctcccacagattAAGCTAATCGGTGCTTCCAAATTGTCAATAGtgcgtgaatgagtgtgtgtactgcaGTGGATTAGcatccatccagggtgtaccccgcctcgtgccctctgtcacctgggattggctccaggcccctgtgaacctgtatgcaggataaagtggtgtagatggtgagtgagtggAAAAGCCACATTTCTGAAGGTCACTTCAATTTTGGTATAAGACAAAAGATTTCAAAACGGGTGTGTGACAGTCAGGAGCTGTCACCTGTTCACTTAGGAGTAGATGAACAATGCTGCTGAGATCCCAGTGATGTTGTAGAGAGCTACTTGCAAAATAATGAGGGGGAGTATATTTTTCCAGAGAGATTCTTGTGCAGTTCTCTGAACAGTGATTCACCAGACAAACAGTGCCCAAAGCATTAACATTCTTAATAActgcttgtattttttttttaacctgtcctcttacatgattttttttgtttttctattcaGTAAAAGTGCAAACCCAGACCTTTGGAAAACATCCCCATCACAGGGGATTTACCCTCAACTTCCAGTGGATTCCAGTGGACGAGAGAAAGCAAGCCGAGGCCCTAAACTTTCCGTCTTCTGTGGCATTAATTACAGTCCATCCTTCCCCAAATCTCCCAAAACATTTGCTGCACTTGGTGCCAATGCACTCCTCTACATCCATCACATCACTGTTTTCCTTTACAAGTCCAGCTGTGAAGCGACTGCTGGGCTGGAAACAGGGTGATGAGGAGGAAAAATGGGCAGAGAAAGCAGTGGACTCACTAGTAAAgaagctaaagaaaaaaaaaggggcaaTGGAGGAGCTGGAGAAGGCGCTGAGCTGTCCAGGTCAGCCGAGCAAGTGCGTGACCATCCCACGCTCACTGGATGGACGGCTGCAGGTGTCACACCGAAAAGGTCTGCCACATGTCATCTATTGCCGCGTGTGGCGCTGGCCTGACCTACAGTCGCACCATGAGCTTAAGGCACTGGACTGCTGCGAGTTTCCATTCGGCTCCAAACAAAAAGACATCTGTGTCAACCCCTACCACTACCGCCGTGTGGAGACACCAGGTACCTTTGGTATAGATATCACTGTTTGGTATCactccattattattattattattattattaatatcatgaGTGCTTGATCTTGGAAAAATTTTTAATCACAGTTATGTTCAATATAGAGATCATGATTGTAACACAATTACTTTGGACTTTGGAAACATCCATTAAttgaactttattaaaaaatatatgctttTAGCATTATATTTTCTTgaactttaaatataattctgttaaacaaattaagaagaaaaaagattGACTAATGCCAAGCCTAagagtgagattttttttttttgtgaggaaTGCAGcacaataattattaattaattattaaagtttgATTAATTGCACAGGCctaattatctttattattactcccttattaatttttagttattttaccTTGCATACAAATTTCTATGTAAGTTGTTAATAATTTTACCGTACTAACttgttttaacacattttaactagGCAGACTTGAGTCATGGTCTGGTAAAATACCATACTAATAATTGTGATGAAAGAACTCCATGTAAGTTGTAGGACAGTGCAATgacttaattattaattttttttctttctttcttcccccCTTTTCCCTCCTTTATTCTGCAGTGTTGCCTCCAGTTCTTGTACCTCGCCACAGTGAGTTTAACCCTCAACACAGTCTACTAGCCAAATTCCGCCATGCATCCCTCCACAACGAGCCACTCATGCCCCAGAATGCCACTTTCCCTGACTCGTTTCCTCCAGTGCCTTGCAGCTCTTTCTCCTCCTCTCCACCCAGCTCTCTGCAGTCCCCAAGTGGACACAGCCATCCAAACTCCCCAAGCAGTACGTCCGATCCTGCAAGTCCCTACCACATCACAGGTCTGCTTATTGTTCACAATGTATTGATCACTGTTCGACATTATTTAAAAGGGATGTAAACCGGGTGTGGCAGTTACAGTGGACTTTTATGTCCACTGTAACTGCCACACCCGGTTTACAtcccttttaaataataatttaacccctgttaaaatgtcaggtttttgtgatgtaaataaataagaccAAGATAAATAATCTCACAAATTTTTCCACCTTTAAtgacctactgtatattctgtacaaaacactgaaaaataaactgaaatctGAATGAACCTGCAATAATGTGGTTGCATAAATATGCACCCCCTTAAGCTAATACTTTCCTGAAGCACCTGTTGATTTTATTACAGCATTCTGTCTTTTTGTCATGAGGTCATCTCCTGTGCATAGCTCTGGGCTCAGGATTGGACTCTTTGGGCCATTCCAAAACTTAAATTTTCTGTTGAAGCTATTCTTTTGTTAATTCAGATTTGGGTAGTTAAAGACAAAGTTCCTATTCATTTTTAGCTTTCCAGCAGAAGCCTGAAGGTTTCATGCCAACATTGACTGGTATTTAGAAACTGTTCATAATTCCCTCCACCTTGATTAATCCCCCAGTTCCAGCTGAAGAAAAACCCCaaaacatgatgctgccaccaccatgcatcACTGTGGGCatggtgatgtgcagtgttgttTTTGTGCCAAACATAGCTTTTGGAATTAtggcctattattattattatttggtttcTCAGACCATGACACATTTTCTCTGACTTTAGAATTTAGTCGGGCTTAGATGTTTAGTCGGGCTTGGCTGTTTTTCTTCTCCTTACACCACAGCCATTACTTGCCAGAATTTCTGATACCTAACAATGAGATCCCCTCCTCTCTGGGGGCCATGGCTTTTGCTGTAAGCCCTGACTAAGAAATTGTCAGGAAAAGCCCACTAGAACAActgaactttatttatttggggCTAATCAGAGGCACTTGTGCACAAGTGTGCACAGACTTCTGTTTAACACGGGTTTGaatatttgcttaattttaaacaaagccACATCCACACATGATTTGTCtgagtttaattattttacatcgCTACAAAAGAAATTTACGaggtgtgtagactttttatatccactgtatgtaaatgcaaaaaatatgcaTTTGATATACAGATATTTATTTAGCAGAAAGTTGCCAATTATTTGACTATAATTTTATTGCTAAAGTATAATCCAATTACATTGTTTGTTTTCCTGTCGATTTTGTaaagaattacaaaaataaCGAAAACTTGTTATTTATACCAGCAGAGACCCCACCACCACCCTACAGCATGATGGAAACGAGTCCTCCACAGGACGTGAAACCAGAGTCATCCAACACGCCCAAACTCACTCTGTCTGCTCCACACAGAGGTGCAACACCTGTACAATGTCAATTCTAATGAACAGACAAATATACAGTGccaaaaatactgtatactgtaattttACTCCTAGAtagtaaactgtgtgtgtgtgtgtgcgtgtgtgtagacCTGAGGCCAGTGTGTTATGAGGAGCCTGAGCACTGGTGTTCTGTTGCTTACTATGAACTGAACAACCGTGTTGGAGAGACCTTCCACGCCTCGTCACGGAGCATCCTGGTGGACGGCTTCACTGATCCATCTAACAACAAAACCCGCTTCTGCTTAGGGCTGCTGTCCAACGTCAACCGCAACTCCACCATCGAACACACCCGCCGGCACATAGGCAAAGGTGGTTTCATGCTTCATCTAACCTACATGTGTTAAAATTGTGGCAGTTGTTTTTTATGCCTTTAGGGTTAGGGTCATGCTTAAGAATAATTGATTAAAGTAATTAACAATTAGTAAttaagtataattatatattactgtatatacttaagTATA
The sequence above is drawn from the Clarias gariepinus isolate MV-2021 ecotype Netherlands chromosome 17, CGAR_prim_01v2, whole genome shotgun sequence genome and encodes:
- the smad9 gene encoding mothers against decapentaplegic homolog 9 isoform X1; this translates as MHSSTSITSLFSFTSPAVKRLLGWKQGDEEEKWAEKAVDSLVKKLKKKKGAMEELEKALSCPGQPSKCVTIPRSLDGRLQVSHRKGLPHVIYCRVWRWPDLQSHHELKALDCCEFPFGSKQKDICVNPYHYRRVETPVLPPVLVPRHSEFNPQHSLLAKFRHASLHNEPLMPQNATFPDSFPPVPCSSFSSSPPSSLQSPSGHSHPNSPSSTSDPASPYHITAETPPPPYSMMETSPPQDVKPESSNTPKLTLSAPHRDLRPVCYEEPEHWCSVAYYELNNRVGETFHASSRSILVDGFTDPSNNKTRFCLGLLSNVNRNSTIEHTRRHIGKGVHLYYVGGEVYAECLSDSSIFVQSRNCNYQHGFHATTVCKIPSGCSLKIFNNQLFAQLLSQSVNHGFEVVYELTKMCTIRMSFVKGWGAEYHRQDVTSTPCWIEIHLHGPLQWLDKVLTQMGSPHNPISSVS
- the smad9 gene encoding mothers against decapentaplegic homolog 9 isoform X2, whose product is MHSSTSITSLFSFTSPAVKRLLGWKQGDEEEKWAEKAVDSLVKKLKKKKGAMEELEKALSCPGQPSKCVTIPRSLDGRLQVSHRKGLPHVIYCRVWRWPDLQSHHELKALDCCEFPFGSKQKDICVNPYHYRRVETPVLPPVLVPRHSEFNPQHSLLAKFRHASLHNEPLMPQNATFPDSFPPVPCSSFSSSPPSSLQSPSGHSHPNSPSSTSDPASPYHITETPPPPYSMMETSPPQDVKPESSNTPKLTLSAPHRDLRPVCYEEPEHWCSVAYYELNNRVGETFHASSRSILVDGFTDPSNNKTRFCLGLLSNVNRNSTIEHTRRHIGKGVHLYYVGGEVYAECLSDSSIFVQSRNCNYQHGFHATTVCKIPSGCSLKIFNNQLFAQLLSQSVNHGFEVVYELTKMCTIRMSFVKGWGAEYHRQDVTSTPCWIEIHLHGPLQWLDKVLTQMGSPHNPISSVS